A region of Salvelinus alpinus chromosome 24, SLU_Salpinus.1, whole genome shotgun sequence DNA encodes the following proteins:
- the LOC139552023 gene encoding SUMO-interacting motif-containing protein 1-like, giving the protein MASVTAQRKGIVPMASVPANREGIVPKASVPAEREDILRASGLTPTQREGILQTASVPAQREGILPAASITAQREEILRASGLIPEEREDIFLTASVPAQGEEIFRASGLIPAQREGILRASGLIQSQREAILLAASITAQREEIPRASGLIPSQREGILPASSITAQKKKILRASGLIPAQKELILLMASVTAQRKGIVSMASVPAHREGIVPKASVPAEREDILRASGLIPTQREGILQTASVPAQSEGILQTASVPAQREAVLPAASITVQREEIPRASGLIPSQREGILPASSITAQKKKILRASGLIPAQKELILLMASVTAQRKGIVSMASVPAHREGIVPKASVPAEREDILRASGLIPAQREGILQTASVPAQREGILPAASITVQREEILRASGLIPEEREDILLTASVTAQREWIVPKASVPAEREEILLTACVPVKNGNNHPQPPPIIPMVAPLWKWDGGACTPPVDFYSKRRDNRLRYVEHPAMMSITKPEHSEANPQCQTGSRPVAEPETPAVHNNSGGWLSWVFGSGRVNKKEVHLPEDKDRSIVWDPTLNRWVNKTEHKAENKCVPPPPPMGTCGYQGNTGSVPKGVNPYSMKAAGLWGSRYPTMHCNDGTNSKPPSHGPGLLPRQLSGLLPPSHFDLMAPMVVPPDTLPY; this is encoded by the exons ATGGCCAGTGTCACCGCGCAGAGGAAGGGAATCGTCCCAATGGCCAGCGTTCCTGCGAACAGGGAGGGAATTGTCCCAAAGGCTAGTGTCCCTGCTGAGAGGGAGGACatcctccgagcatcaggcctcacccctacacagagggaggggatcctccaaacagccagtgtccctgcacagagggaggggatcctcccagcagctagcatcactgcgcagagggaggagatcctccgagcatcaggcctcatccctgaAGAGAGGGAGGACATCTTCCTcacagccagtgtccctgcacaggGGGAGGAGATCttccgagcatcaggcctcatccctgcacagagggaggggatcctccgagcatcaggcctcatccagTCACAGAGGGAGGCGATTCTCTTAGCAGCTAGCATCACTgcgcagagggaggagatcccccgagcatcaggcctcatcccgtcacagagggaggggattcttccagcatcttctatCACTGCGCAGAAGAAGAAGATCCtcagagcatcaggcctcatccctgcaCAAAAGGAGTTGATCCTCCTGATGGCCAGTGTCACTGCGCAGAGGAAGGGAATCGTCTCAATGGCCAGCGTCCCTGCGCACAGGGAGGGGATTGTCCCAAAGGCTAGTGTCCCTGCTGAGAGGGAGGATatcctccgagcatcaggcctcatccctacacaaagggaggggatcctccaaacagccagtgtccctgcacagagtgaggggatcctccaaacagccagtgtccctgcGCAGAGGGAGGCGGTTCTCCCAGCAGCTAGCATCACTgtgcagagggaggagatcccccgagcatcaggcctcatcccgtcacagagggaggggattcttccagcatcttctatCACTGCGCAGAAGAAGAAGATCCtcagagcatcaggcctcatccctgcaCAAAAGGAGTTGATCCTCCTGATGGCCAGTGTCACTGCGCAGAGGAAGGGAATCGTCTCAATGGCCAGCGTCCCTGCGCACAGGGAGGGGATTGTCCCAAAGGCTAGTGTCCCTGCTGAGAGGGAGGATatcctccgagcatcaggcctcatccctgcacagagggaggggattctccaaacagccagtgtccctgcgcagagggaggggattctcccagcagctagcatcactgtgcagagggaggagatcctccgagcatcaggcctcatccctgaAGAGAGGGAGGACATCCTCCTCACAGCCAGTGTCACTGCGCAGAGGGAGTGGATCGTCCCAAAGGCTAGTGtccctgcagagagggaggagatcctcctCACAGCCTGTGTCCCTGTGAAGAATGGAAACAATCATCCACAACCACCTCCCATCATCCCCATGGTGGCACCACTGTGGAAATGGGATGGTGGAGCGTGTACTCCACCTGTGGATTTCTATTCCAAGAGAAGAG ATAACCGACTTAGATATGTTGAGCATCCTGCTATGATGTCCATCACCAAGCCGGAACACTCCGAGGCCAACCCTCAGTGCCAAACTGGCAGCCGGCCGGTGGCTGAGCCCGAGACCCCTGCTGTTCACAATAACAGTGGAGGCTGGCTCAGCTGGGTCTTTGGGAGTGGAAGAGTTAATAAGAAGGAGGTTCATCTACCTGAGGACAAAGACAGATCT ATTGTCTGGGATCCAACTCTAAACAGATGGGTTAACAAAACTGAGCACAAGGCTGAG AACAAGTgtgtaccaccacctccaccgATGGGGACATGTGGATATCAGGGGAACACTGGCAGTGTCCCCAAAGGAGTGAATCCTTACTCTATGAAAGCAG CAGGTCTATGGGGCAGCAGATACCCTACAATGCATTGCAATGATGGGACCAACTCAAAGCCTCCAAGCCATGGGCCTGGACTGCTTCCTAGACAGCTCTCTGGCTTGCTCCCTCCTTCACACTTTGACCTCATGGCACCAATGGTTGTGCCACCTGACACTCTACCCTACTGA
- the LOC139552024 gene encoding uncharacterized protein has translation MAVGMVAAVVEKLSCMLKDPSPHIPFSRAAAFDSVRSILGRISQSFSTDDLQSRFYISSVCAFVADEVQSCFQPPAAILPVPPVLTVAVSTTLPADIQADPASSHLEVVNITPNTEADPGSSHLEVVDITPNTEADPASSHLNVVDITPNTEADPASSHLNVVDITTNTEADPAYSHLNVVDITPYTEADPASSHLNVVDITANTEADPASSHLNVVDITPYTEADPASSHLNVVDITTNTEAEPISSHLEVVDVTPEERNLTMAVFATLPADIQAEDVAVVIPDVTPHVTKDVTLDVPCRARKGAVRRLFCRLWRAGCCCACHKEEEEQY, from the exons ATGGCCGTGGGCATGGTGGCGGCCGTAGTGGAGAAGCTCTCCTGCATGTTAAAGGACCCTTCCCCTCACATCCCGTTTTCCCGGGCTGCTGCTTTTGACTCTGTGCGGTCGATCCTCGGGAGAATCAGTCAGTCCTTCTCCACAGATGACCTCCAGAGCCGTTTTTATATCAGCTCTGTCTGTGCCTTTGTGGCGGACGAGGTGCAGAGCTGCTTCCAGCCCCCTGCAGCCATCCTACCAGTCCCCCCTGTCCTCACGGTGGCCgtttccaccacactaccagctgACATCCAAGCAG ACCCGGCTTCTTCCCACCTGGAGGTTGTAAACATCACCCCAAACACAGAGGCAGACCCGGGATCTTCCCACCTGGAGGTTGTGGACATCACCCCTAACACAGAGGCAGACCCAGCTTCTTCCCACCTGAATGTGGTGGACATCACCCCTAATACAGAGGCAGATCCGGCTTCTTCCCACCTGAATGTGGTGGACATCACCACTAACACAGAGGCAGATCCGGCTTATTCCCACCTGAATGTGGTGGACATCACCCCTTATACAGAGGCAGATCCGGCTTCTTCCCACCTGAATGTGGTGGACATCACCGCTAATACAGAGGCAGATCCGGCTTCTTCCCACCTGAATGTGGTGGACATCACCCCTTATACAGAGGCAGATCCGGCTTCTTCCCACCTGAATGTGGTGGACATCACcactaacacagaggcagagccCATCTCTTCCCACTTGGAGGTTGTGGACGTCACACCTGAAGAAAGGAATCTCACGATGGCCGTCTTCGCCACTCTGCCAGCTGACATCCAAGCAG AGGATGTTGCTGTGGTCATCCCGGATGTCACCCCACACGTCACCAAGGACGTGACACTGGATGTTCCATGCAGAGCTAGAAAAGGGGCAGTCCGGCGATTATTTTGCAGGCTTTGGAGGGCAGGTTGCTGCTGCGCCTGCCACAAGGAAGAGGAGGAACAATATTAA